In the genome of Deinococcus carri, one region contains:
- a CDS encoding phenylacetic acid degradation protein, with protein MTTSQPLSPSPDTQWPRWEVFKQDAPGRPYQAVGSVHAGDPDHALLTARNVFVRRPAAVSLWTVREADILTATPEEVNTQPALLETPGEAGTYHLGLKRTHKRSMTFVDLVGTLEASGPGDALRQAREQYPDALTWLVFPESAVVRTDDDPGTVESWFAPAKDKTYKQQQYYGVIGRHVGELKREGRMPGRVKEAQE; from the coding sequence ATGACCACATCCCAACCCCTTTCCCCATCCCCCGATACCCAGTGGCCCCGCTGGGAGGTCTTCAAGCAGGACGCGCCGGGCCGGCCCTATCAGGCGGTCGGCAGCGTCCACGCAGGCGACCCCGACCACGCGCTGCTGACCGCCCGCAACGTCTTCGTGCGCCGTCCCGCCGCCGTGAGCCTCTGGACTGTGCGCGAGGCCGACATCCTGACCGCCACGCCCGAGGAGGTGAACACCCAGCCTGCCCTGCTGGAGACTCCCGGCGAGGCAGGCACGTACCACCTGGGCCTCAAGCGCACGCACAAGCGGTCCATGACCTTCGTGGACCTGGTGGGCACCCTGGAGGCGAGCGGTCCCGGCGACGCGCTGCGGCAGGCGCGCGAGCAGTACCCCGACGCGCTCACCTGGCTGGTCTTTCCCGAATCCGCCGTGGTTCGCACCGACGACGACCCCGGCACGGTGGAAAGCTGGTTCGCCCCCGCGAAGGACAAGACCTACAAGCAGCAGCAGTATTACGGCGTGATCGGCAGGCACGTCGGTGAACTCAAGCGCGAGGGCCGGATGCCGGGGCGCGTGAAGGAGGCGCAGGAATGA